Genomic segment of Aliarcobacter trophiarum LMG 25534:
TCATACTTTCAGTTAAATATGCAATTGCAGGTGTTGGCATAGGTCCAATTTGAATTACATTATAACCAACAGAAGTAAGACCACTTACTAGTGCATTTTCAATCATATAACCACTTCTTCTAGTGTCTTTTCCTACAAGAATTTTATTTGTAGTTGAGTGTTTCCTAAAATAAATCCCAGCTGCTTGAGCTAGTTTTATCACAGTTATAACATCCAAAAACTCTCCAGCTTTTCCTCTAACTCCGTCTGTTCCAAATAGTTTCATTAAATCTTCCTAAAATTAAACTCTATTTAAGTTATTTTGGATAGTATTCTATCCTTTAAAAATTTATAAAGAGGTTAAATAAAATGGCAAATCATAAATCTTCTGAGAAGAGAGCTAGACAAACATTAGTAAAAACTATAAGAAATAGATTTTACAAAACAAGAATTAAAAACATCACTAAAGATGTTATAACAGCAGTAGAAAGTGCTGATAAAGAAAAAGCAGTAGTTGCTATGAAAGTTGCAAATAAATACTTACATCACTGTGTTTCAAAAGGTATTTTAGCAAAAGGTACAGCTTCTAGAAAAGTAAGCAGACTTCAATTAAAAGTTAATGCTATATAATTTATGCTAAAAGACAAACTCCAACCTTTTATTACTAGATCAGAGGAGATTACAAATCTTTTGATGTCTCCTGATGTAACTAGTGATATAAAAAGAATGACAACATTATCAAAAGAACAATCAAGTATAGAGCCAATTGTAGAAAAAGCAAAAGAGTATATAAAAGTTCTTGAAGATATTGAAGAGAACAAGCTTATGTTAGATGATGCTGAGTTGGGGGATTTAGCAAAAGAAGAGTTAAAAGAACTAGAGCAGAAAAAACCTATCTTAGAAGATGAAATAAAATTTCTTATGATTCCAAAAGATCCAAACGATGATAGAAACATTTATTTAGAGCTAAGAGCTGGAACAGGTGGGGATGAAGCTGCACTTTTTGTTGGAGATTTATTTCGTGGTTATTTGCGATATGCAGAAAACAATAACTGGAAAGTTGAAATAATGAGTTCAAGTGATAGTGAGGCTGGTGGTTATAAAGAGATAGTAATCTTAGTAAAAGGTGACCATGTTTACTCAAAGCTAAAATACGAAGGTGGAACTCATAGAGTTCAAAGAGTTCCAGCTACAGAGTCTCAAGGAAGAGTTCATACATCTGCTATTACAGTTGCAGTTATGCCTGAAGTTGATGATGTTGAAATTGAAATAAATGAGAGCGATTTAAAAATTGATGTAATGAGAGCTAGTGGAAATGGTGGACAATCTGTAAATACTACTGATTCCGCTGTTCGAATTACTCATATTCCATCTGGAATTGTGGTTACCAATCAAGACCAAAAATCTCAACATAAAAATAAAGAGAGAGCTATGAAAGTTCTAAAAGCTAAACTTTATGAA
This window contains:
- the rpsT gene encoding 30S ribosomal protein S20, with the protein product MANHKSSEKRARQTLVKTIRNRFYKTRIKNITKDVITAVESADKEKAVVAMKVANKYLHHCVSKGILAKGTASRKVSRLQLKVNAI
- the prfA gene encoding peptide chain release factor 1, yielding MLKDKLQPFITRSEEITNLLMSPDVTSDIKRMTTLSKEQSSIEPIVEKAKEYIKVLEDIEENKLMLDDAELGDLAKEELKELEQKKPILEDEIKFLMIPKDPNDDRNIYLELRAGTGGDEAALFVGDLFRGYLRYAENNNWKVEIMSSSDSEAGGYKEIVILVKGDHVYSKLKYEGGTHRVQRVPATESQGRVHTSAITVAVMPEVDDVEIEINESDLKIDVMRASGNGGQSVNTTDSAVRITHIPSGIVVTNQDQKSQHKNKERAMKVLKAKLYEIEIEKKMEAEGANRKEQVGTGDRSGRIRTYNFPQNRLSDHRINLTLYRLDYILQDGLFDEVIDPLIADHQSRLIEANGL